One window from the genome of Bacteroidota bacterium encodes:
- the groL gene encoding chaperonin GroEL (60 kDa chaperone family; promotes refolding of misfolded polypeptides especially under stressful conditions; forms two stacked rings of heptamers to form a barrel-shaped 14mer; ends can be capped by GroES; misfolded proteins enter the barrel where they are refolded when GroES binds): MAKNISFNLDARDALKRGVDALANAVKVTLGPKGRNVIIDKKFGAPAITKDGVTVAKEIELQDPIENMGAQMLKEVASKTADVAGDGTTTATVLAQAIVTAGLKNVAAGANPMDLKRGIDKAVLTVVENLKKQSQAVGSDSSKIKQVATISANSDETIGTLIADAMKKVGKDGVITVEEAKGTETEMKTVDGMQFDRGYISPYFVTNADKMEAVLEEAHVLLYDKKISNMKELLPVLEKQVQTGKPLLIISEEVDGEALATLVVNKIRGSLKIVAVKAPGFGDRRKAMLEDIAILTGGTLISEERGFKLENADLTYLGKADRITIDKDNTTIVNGKGKKADILARVNQIKAQIESTTSDYDKEKLQERLAKLAGGVAVLSIGAATEVEMKEKKDRVDDALHATRAAVEEGIVPGGGVAYIRSVDSLDKLKGSNEDEQTGIAIVKRALEEPLRQIVANAGGEGSIVIQKVREGKADFGYNARTDKYENLLSAGVIDPTKVTRVALENAASIAGMLLTTECVLSDIKEEKAGGGMPGGMPGGMGGGMDY, from the coding sequence ATGGCTAAGAATATCAGTTTTAATCTTGATGCCCGCGATGCCCTGAAAAGAGGCGTTGACGCTTTGGCAAATGCTGTAAAAGTTACACTTGGTCCTAAAGGACGCAATGTAATTATTGATAAAAAATTTGGCGCACCTGCCATCACTAAAGACGGTGTTACTGTAGCAAAAGAAATTGAGCTTCAGGATCCGATCGAGAACATGGGCGCACAAATGTTAAAAGAAGTTGCTTCTAAAACTGCTGATGTAGCAGGTGACGGAACAACTACTGCTACTGTTTTGGCTCAGGCTATTGTAACTGCAGGCTTGAAAAACGTAGCTGCAGGCGCGAACCCAATGGACCTTAAAAGAGGTATCGACAAAGCTGTTTTAACGGTTGTTGAGAATCTTAAAAAGCAATCACAGGCTGTAGGCAGCGATAGTTCCAAAATAAAGCAAGTGGCTACCATTTCCGCAAACAGCGACGAAACAATCGGTACGCTTATCGCTGACGCGATGAAAAAAGTTGGTAAAGATGGTGTTATCACTGTTGAAGAAGCAAAAGGCACGGAAACAGAAATGAAAACTGTGGATGGTATGCAATTCGATCGTGGTTACATCTCTCCATACTTTGTTACCAATGCTGATAAAATGGAAGCTGTGTTGGAAGAAGCACACGTTCTATTGTACGATAAAAAAATATCGAACATGAAAGAGTTGCTGCCTGTTCTTGAAAAACAAGTTCAGACAGGAAAACCGCTCTTAATTATTTCTGAAGAAGTTGACGGAGAAGCTTTAGCTACGCTTGTAGTGAACAAGATCCGCGGCTCTTTAAAAATTGTTGCTGTTAAAGCTCCCGGCTTTGGCGACAGAAGAAAAGCTATGTTGGAAGACATCGCAATTTTAACAGGCGGTACATTGATCTCTGAAGAAAGAGGTTTCAAATTGGAGAACGCTGACCTTACTTACTTAGGTAAAGCAGACCGTATCACTATTGATAAAGACAATACAACAATTGTAAACGGTAAAGGCAAAAAAGCTGATATACTTGCACGTGTTAACCAGATAAAAGCACAAATCGAATCTACAACATCGGATTACGACAAAGAAAAATTGCAAGAGCGTTTGGCTAAATTAGCCGGCGGAGTTGCGGTTCTTTCTATTGGTGCTGCTACAGAAGTTGAAATGAAAGAGAAAAAAGACCGTGTTGACGATGCATTGCATGCAACCCGTGCTGCTGTGGAAGAAGGAATTGTCCCAGGCGGTGGTGTTGCTTACATCCGTTCGGTTGACAGCCTTGATAAATTAAAAGGCAGCAACGAAGACGAACAAACAGGTATTGCCATTGTTAAACGTGCGCTTGAAGAGCCGCTTCGCCAGATCGTTGCGAACGCAGGCGGTGAAGGTTCTATCGTTATACAAAAAGTACGTGAAGGAAAAGCTGATTTCGGTTACAATGCACGCACTGATAAATATGAAAATTTATTGAGCGCTGGTGTAATTGACCCAACTAAGGTAACGCGTGTAGCGCTTGAAAACGCTGCATCCATTGCCGGCATGTTGTTAACTACTGAGTGTGTCCTTTCTGATATTAAGGAAGAGAAAGCTGGTGGTGGAATGCCGGGCGGTATGCCAGGTGGAATGGGTGGAGGAATGGATTACTAA
- a CDS encoding co-chaperone GroES → MSKVNIKPIAGTQNRVVVEASEAESKTASGIIIPDTAKEKPQKGKVISISELDEKGNKPSVKVGDTVLYGKYAGTEVNVDGKEYLIMRESDIFAVV, encoded by the coding sequence ATGAGCAAAGTCAACATCAAACCAATCGCCGGAACTCAAAACAGAGTTGTGGTTGAAGCGTCTGAAGCAGAATCAAAAACTGCAAGCGGAATTATCATCCCTGATACCGCAAAAGAAAAACCTCAAAAAGGAAAAGTAATTTCAATCAGCGAACTTGACGAAAAAGGTAACAAGCCAAGTGTTAAAGTTGGCGATACAGTTTTATATGGCAAATACGCCGGAACCGAAGTTAATGTTGATGGTAAAGAATACCTCATCATGCGCGAGTCGGATATTTTCGCAGTTGTATAG